Proteins encoded within one genomic window of Brassica rapa cultivar Chiifu-401-42 chromosome A09, CAAS_Brap_v3.01, whole genome shotgun sequence:
- the LOC103839294 gene encoding protein MIZU-KUSSEI 1 produces MLNPCIHPIHTYILITTPRKDQQVKAMPIRSSPFFNMESSAVLSMLRHTGKSMDSKHPKKSSGSIGGGVLKMFKLLPMLSSGCKMVNLLSRGHRKPLLKDFATTGTIFGFRKGRVFLAIQEDPHCLPTFIIELPMLTSALQKEMASETVRIALESETKTPRKKVLEEFVWGIYCNGRKIGYSIRRKNMSEEEMYVIDALRGVSMGAGVLPCRDQYEQETEGEMTYMRARFDRVVGSKDSEALYMINPEGSGQGTELSIFFLRSH; encoded by the coding sequence ATGCTCAACCCTTGTATTCATCCAATCCACACATATATACTCATAACAACACCAAGAAAGGATCAACAAGTAAAAGCTATGCCAATCCGATCTAGCCCTTTCTTCAATATGGAGAGCTCGGCTGTGCTCTCTATGTTGCGGCACACCGGCAAGTCCATGGATTCTAAACATCCAAAGAAATCTTCTGGAAGCATCGGTGGCGGGGTACTCAAAATGTTCAAACTCTTGCCAATGCTATCATCCGGTTGCAAGATGGTGAACTTGTTAAGCCGAGGGCATCGAAAACCCTTACTTAAAGACTTTGCAACTACGGGAACAATATTCGGTTTTCGCAAAGGAAGAGTGTTTCTTGCAATACAAGAAGATCCTCATTGCCTGCCAACGTTCATCATCGAGCTCCCCATGCTGACCTCGGCGCTGCAGAAGGAGATGGCCTCGGAGACCGTGAGGATTGCGCTGGAAAGCGAGACGAAGACACCGAGGAAGAAGGTGTTGGAGGAGTTTGTGTGGGGGATTTACTGTAATGGACGGAAAATAGGGTATTCCATAAGGAGAAAGAACATGAGCGAGGAGGAGATGTATGTGATTGATGCACTAAGAGGTGTTTCCATGGGAGCTGGAGTTTTACCATGTAGAGACCAATACGAGCAAGAGACAGAAGGAGAAATGACTTACATGAGAGCTCGTTTCGATAGAGTTGTTGGGTCTAAGGACTCTGAAGCATTGTATATGATTAACCCTGAAGGTAGTGGTCAGGGTACAGAGCTTAGTATCTTCTTTCTCCGGTCTCATTAA
- the LOC103839293 gene encoding uncharacterized protein LOC103839293 isoform X2 codes for MMSNSSSSSSSSGSTRGSKAPSSTHTKIGKKLNSGENGVVNRKKLNREMITALQQDVEKLRKKLRLEENIHRAMERAFNRPLGALPRLPPFLPPMTLQLLAEVAVLEEEVVRLEENIVHFRQELYQEAAFTSSKTNTECLLPDSSSASTNARESELPFSPKTLSVKESRRVKRNQLSANSTINMHITNTQLNKSLKAQKLKESPRPRKTNAEPRSYGGADEKCDPNKISEDLVKCLSSIFMRCQENEEDKTSRDPYEICSSFRSRDIGPYKNFINVKAASVNQNRMSSSYAFLIRQLKGLLGRLSSVNLQQLNQQEKLAFWINIYNSCMMNGFLEHGIPESPELVVTLMRKASINVGGHFLNAITIEHFILRLPYHSKYISPKSSKKNEMAARSRFGLEFSEPLVTFALSCGSWSSPAVRVYTTDKVEEELEAAKREYLEASVGISRTKMGIPKLMEWYSHDFAKDTESLLDWICLQLPTELGKDALNCLQQGMSQSPASTRIHIIPYEFSFRYLFSI; via the exons ATGATGAGCAATAGCAGTAGCAGCAGCAGCAGTAGTGGTAGTACAAGAGGCTCAAAAGCTCCGTCATCAACACATACCAAAATT GGGAAAAAATTAAACAGTGGTGAAAATGGCGTCGTAAATCGAAAGAAGCTGAATCGAGAGATGATCACCGCTCTGCAACAAGAT GTTGAAAAACTGAGGAAGAAGCTTAGACTTGAAGAGAACATTCACCGAGCAATGGAAAGAGCATTTAACAGACCTCTTGGAGCACTTCCTCGTCTTCCTCCGTTTCTCCCTCCAATG ACTTTGCAACTACTTGCGGAAGTGGCTGTTCTTGAAGAGGAAGTTGTTCGGTTAGAAGAGAATATTGTGCATTTTAGACAGGAGTTGTATCAAGAAGCGGCATTTACATCTTCCAAAACAAACACAGAATGCCTTTTGCCTGATTCCAGTTCAGCTTCAACTAATGCTAGAGAATCCGAGTTGCCTTTTTCGCCGAAAACGCTATCTGTTAAAG AGAGCCGAAGGGTTAAAAGAAACCAGTTGAGTGCTAATTCTACAATCAACATGCATATTACAAATACACAACTTAATAAGAGTTTAAAAGCTCAGAAACTTAAG GAAAGTCCAAGGCCTCGCAAAACAAATGCAGAGCCGAGGTCTTATGGTGGAGCTGATGAAAAATGTGACCCAAATAAAATTTCAGAGGATTTAGTTAAATGTCTTTCTAGCATTTTCATGAGATGTCAAGAAAATGAGGAAGATAAGACATCCAGGGATCCTTATGAAATTTGCTCCAGCTTCAGAAGCAGAGATATTGGTCCATATAAGAACTTTATTAATGTTAAAGCAGCTTCGGTTAACCAAAATAGAATGTCAAGTTCATATGCGTTTCTCATTCGCCAACTGAA AGGTCTTCTTGGAAGACTTTCTTCAGTTAACTTGCAGCAACTTAATCAGCAGGAGAAGTTAGCTTTCTGGATAAACATTTATAACAGCTGCATGATGAAC GGTTTCCTTGAACATGGAATACCAGAGAGCCCTGAGTTGGTGGTTACACTGATGCGGAAG GCGTCTATAAATGTAGGCGGACACTTTCTCAATGCAATTACTATTGAACACTTCATCCTTCGCTTGCCATATCACTCAAAATAT ATTTCCCCGAAAAGttcaaagaaaaatgaaatggCTGCGAGAAGTAGATTCGGATTGGAATTTTCAGAGCCACTTGTAACATTTGCTCTCTCATGTGGTAGCTGGTCCTCACCCGCT GTACGGGTGTACACTACTGATAAAGTGGAAGAAGAATTAGAGGCGGCGAAAAGAGAGTATTTGGAAGCATCAGTAGGGATATCAAGGACGAAAATGGGGATACCGAAACTGATGGAGTGGTACAGTCATGACTTTGCAAAGGATACTGAATCATTGCTTGATTGGATTTGCCTTCAGTTGCCTACTGAATTAGGAAAAGATGCTCTCAACTGTCTTCAACAAGGGATGTCTCAGTCCCCTGCTTCTACGCGTATCCATATTATCCCTTATGAGTTTAGTTTTAGATACCTTTTCTCCATCTGA
- the LOC103839293 gene encoding uncharacterized protein LOC103839293 isoform X1, giving the protein MMSNSSSSSSSSGSTRGSKAPSSTHTKIGKKLNSGENGVVNRKKLNREMITALQQDVEKLRKKLRLEENIHRAMERAFNRPLGALPRLPPFLPPMTLQLLAEVAVLEEEVVRLEENIVHFRQELYQEAAFTSSKTNTECLLPDSSSASTNARESELPFSPKTLSVKESRRVKRNQLSANSTINMHITNTQLNKSLKAQKLKQESPRPRKTNAEPRSYGGADEKCDPNKISEDLVKCLSSIFMRCQENEEDKTSRDPYEICSSFRSRDIGPYKNFINVKAASVNQNRMSSSYAFLIRQLKGLLGRLSSVNLQQLNQQEKLAFWINIYNSCMMNGFLEHGIPESPELVVTLMRKASINVGGHFLNAITIEHFILRLPYHSKYISPKSSKKNEMAARSRFGLEFSEPLVTFALSCGSWSSPAVRVYTTDKVEEELEAAKREYLEASVGISRTKMGIPKLMEWYSHDFAKDTESLLDWICLQLPTELGKDALNCLQQGMSQSPASTRIHIIPYEFSFRYLFSI; this is encoded by the exons ATGATGAGCAATAGCAGTAGCAGCAGCAGCAGTAGTGGTAGTACAAGAGGCTCAAAAGCTCCGTCATCAACACATACCAAAATT GGGAAAAAATTAAACAGTGGTGAAAATGGCGTCGTAAATCGAAAGAAGCTGAATCGAGAGATGATCACCGCTCTGCAACAAGAT GTTGAAAAACTGAGGAAGAAGCTTAGACTTGAAGAGAACATTCACCGAGCAATGGAAAGAGCATTTAACAGACCTCTTGGAGCACTTCCTCGTCTTCCTCCGTTTCTCCCTCCAATG ACTTTGCAACTACTTGCGGAAGTGGCTGTTCTTGAAGAGGAAGTTGTTCGGTTAGAAGAGAATATTGTGCATTTTAGACAGGAGTTGTATCAAGAAGCGGCATTTACATCTTCCAAAACAAACACAGAATGCCTTTTGCCTGATTCCAGTTCAGCTTCAACTAATGCTAGAGAATCCGAGTTGCCTTTTTCGCCGAAAACGCTATCTGTTAAAG AGAGCCGAAGGGTTAAAAGAAACCAGTTGAGTGCTAATTCTACAATCAACATGCATATTACAAATACACAACTTAATAAGAGTTTAAAAGCTCAGAAACTTAAG CAGGAAAGTCCAAGGCCTCGCAAAACAAATGCAGAGCCGAGGTCTTATGGTGGAGCTGATGAAAAATGTGACCCAAATAAAATTTCAGAGGATTTAGTTAAATGTCTTTCTAGCATTTTCATGAGATGTCAAGAAAATGAGGAAGATAAGACATCCAGGGATCCTTATGAAATTTGCTCCAGCTTCAGAAGCAGAGATATTGGTCCATATAAGAACTTTATTAATGTTAAAGCAGCTTCGGTTAACCAAAATAGAATGTCAAGTTCATATGCGTTTCTCATTCGCCAACTGAA AGGTCTTCTTGGAAGACTTTCTTCAGTTAACTTGCAGCAACTTAATCAGCAGGAGAAGTTAGCTTTCTGGATAAACATTTATAACAGCTGCATGATGAAC GGTTTCCTTGAACATGGAATACCAGAGAGCCCTGAGTTGGTGGTTACACTGATGCGGAAG GCGTCTATAAATGTAGGCGGACACTTTCTCAATGCAATTACTATTGAACACTTCATCCTTCGCTTGCCATATCACTCAAAATAT ATTTCCCCGAAAAGttcaaagaaaaatgaaatggCTGCGAGAAGTAGATTCGGATTGGAATTTTCAGAGCCACTTGTAACATTTGCTCTCTCATGTGGTAGCTGGTCCTCACCCGCT GTACGGGTGTACACTACTGATAAAGTGGAAGAAGAATTAGAGGCGGCGAAAAGAGAGTATTTGGAAGCATCAGTAGGGATATCAAGGACGAAAATGGGGATACCGAAACTGATGGAGTGGTACAGTCATGACTTTGCAAAGGATACTGAATCATTGCTTGATTGGATTTGCCTTCAGTTGCCTACTGAATTAGGAAAAGATGCTCTCAACTGTCTTCAACAAGGGATGTCTCAGTCCCCTGCTTCTACGCGTATCCATATTATCCCTTATGAGTTTAGTTTTAGATACCTTTTCTCCATCTGA
- the LOC103839291 gene encoding polyadenylate-binding protein RBP47C, whose product MADTKVQSPETTAVEDNNHQRITSSSPTPPPPPSHWMGMRYPSPMMMPHHMMYPPPPYSPYHHHNHMYQHHHHQSRGNKHQNASNAENKTIWIGDLLHWMDENYLNSCFAPAGEMASVKVIRNKHTGLSEGYGFVEFDSHDIAEKVLQDFNGVTMLQSDQPYRLNWASFSTGEKRLENGPDHSIFVGDLAPEVTDELLHKLFFDKYPSVKTAKVVIDGTTGRSKGYGFVRFGDDGERSKALVEMNGVKCCSRAMRVGAATPRKPNGYQHQGGGAAPRDGDSLNTTIFVGGLDADVTDEVLRQPFAGFGEIVSVKIPVGKGCGFIQFVNRENAEEALEKLNGSVIGKQTVRLSWGRNQGNKQPRGGYGDQWVEPFYRGQYYNGYGYMPLPPPIDPRMYGAAPYGGYPMYGGHQQQQQQVS is encoded by the exons ATGGCTGATACGAAGGTCCAATCCCCGGAAACAACGGCGGTTGAGGATAACAACCACCAACGAATAACATCCTCATCTCCAACGCCGCCGCCGCCACCATCTCACTGGATGGGGATGAGATACCCTTCGCCCATGATGATGCCTCACCATATGATGTACCCGCCGCCTCCTTACTCTCCCTACCACCACCATAATCATATGTATCAGCATCACCATCACCAGTCTCGTGGTAACAAACACCAAAACGCGTCGAACGCTGAGAATAAGACGATTTGGATCGGTGATTTGCTTCACTGGATGGATGAGAATTACCTTAATTCTTGCTTTGCCCCCGCTGGAGAG ATGGCGTCAGTTAAGGTTATCAGGAACAAGCACACTGGCTTGTCTGAGGGCTATGGATTCGTGGAATTCGATTCCCATGATATCGCCGAGAAGGTTTTGCAGGATTTTAACGGAGTAACCATGTTACAGTCCGACCAGCCTTACCGTTTAAACTGGGCTAGTTTCAGCACTGGCGAAAAGCGCCTAGAGAACGGTCCTGACCACTCTATATTCGTGGGCGACTTGGCGCCAGAAGTCACCGATGAACTGTTGCATAAACTGTTCTTTGATAAATACCCATCTGTCAAGACTGCGAAAGTCGTCATAGATGGCACTACTGGTCGGTCAAAGGGTTATGGCTTTGTGAGGTTTGGAGATGATGGTGAGAGGAGCAAAGCTTTGGTGGAGATGAATGGTGTGAAATGCTGTAGCAGGGCTATGAGAGTCGGTGCTGCTACTCCTAGGAAGCCAAATGGTTACCAGCACCAAG GTGGTGGAGCTGCTCCACGTGATGGGGACTCATTGAACACAACA ATATTTGTTGGAGGACTTGACGCTGATGTCACTGACGAAGTTCTTAGACAGCCTTTTGCTGGTTTTGGTGAAATAGTATCTGTCAAGATACCAGTTGGGAAAGGATGTGGATTCATTCAGTTTGTCAACAG AGAAAACGCAGAAGAGGCTTTGGAGAAACTAAATGGTTCTGTAATTGGAAAACAAACCGTTCGCCTTTCATGGGGTCGTAATCAAGGCAATAAACAG CCTCGAGGTGGGTATGGAGACCAGTGGGTTGAACCGTTCTACAGAGGACAATACTACAATGGTTATGGATACATGCCATTACCACCACCCATTGACCCGAGAATGTATGGTGCTGCACCTTATGGAGGTTATCCTATGTACGGTGGtcatcagcagcagcagcaacaagtAAGCTGA
- the LOC103839290 gene encoding aspartate--tRNA ligase, chloroplastic/mitochondrial-like: MDDLPSARALAYDMVYNGVEIGGGSLRIYKRDVQEKVLEIIGISAEEAEAKFGYLLEALDMGAPPHGGIAYGLDRMVMMLAGASSIRDVIAFPKTTTAQCALTRTPSEVDPKQLQDLSIRTN, from the exons ATGGATGACTTACCTTCTGCACGAGCTCTTGCCTATGACATGGTCTATAATGGCGTCGAG ATTGGTGGAGGAAGTTTAAGGATATATAAGCGGGATGTCCAAGAAAAGGTTCTAGAGATCATTGGCATCTCAGCTGAAGAG GCTGAAGCAAAGTTTGGCTATCTTCTGGAGGCTCTTGACATGGGTGCTCCTCCTCATG GTGGAATTGCTTATGGATTAGATAGGATGGTAATGATGCTGGCAGGTGCGAGTTCCATAAGGGATGTAATAGCTTTCCCAAAGACAACCACTGCGCAATGTGCACTAACCAGAACTCCCTCGGAAGTCGATCCAAAGCAGCTCCAAGATCTCTCCATCCGCACCAACTAA